The nucleotide sequence GTGTTTCTAAGTTCGTGATTTATGGGCATCCAACCAATATTAATTGGTTGTCCTGATATATTAAATAGCAATTTTAAACTCAGACAGCTCAGGAGTTCTCATTTAGCCAGTAAAAATCGGAGTGTTTTCTTTCAACATTGTGCACTGCTAACCCCTCACCCCTCTCTCCTTCAGTGGTTCCATTCCTGCTGATCTGCTGTGATTGTGGAGGGGCCCCTGGTGGTGGAGCTGGATTTGAACCTGTTCCAGAATGTTCTGATGGAGCAATTCACACGTGGGCCATAGAAGGGCCACAGCCTGAACCCCACGATGTAAGTGCTAAGTCCAAGAATGAGATTTGGGGACTCACCAAAATTCTGTCTCCAGATGTGCCCTACAATGATAAAAATTACACTATCTGTAGTTCTTGGGTAgctaggaaggaaaggaagagtttGTACCTCAAAATTCAGTAGAGGTCACCAGCCAAGACAAAAATGAGATTCAGCTTTTAAGTTGAATTTAAAATGATCCTAAATAGTCTTCTTTTATGAACTCTGTGgtaattttagaataaaaatatacaagtagaggaagaaaaggctcattacaaatgggaaaatgttgtcttttgtcttttagGGGATAACCACCATCTGTGTGCCACAAATGCCACCTGGTAATGCCAATGTTATAGAATATATTGACAACTCAGGTAAGAAAAAGACAACTTTCCAGCAACCAAAGACTAAAATGGGCTCTGTCCTCTCTGGTTGGGTATCTTATTGTTTAGCATTTTTGTTTGGGAAGGGGTGGGTAGTGGGATGGGAGggggttgtttttaaatgtgtttttataatTCCTTCTTCaataacatatatgtaaatgAGATGAATGATAAAGGACAGCCTACTGAAACTGATCTGATAggctgtatattttatttttgtttgtgagcCTACGTATCCTTTAACAGCTGAGTGAATTCTCCAgcctacatatgtatattttaaaatcttccttGATCAACAGAAAGAAGCTGCAATCAGACTCTCTATGAATAGAAGTACCAAAACACAATCATGAATTGTCTAACAGAAGAAAtactacatttgtgtgtgtatatatgtgcatatgcgtatttgtgtgtgtgcgcatgtgtgtgtatatgtgagtgtgtgtgagtatgtgtatataaaaaCTTATCCTACATTTTATtcagtttttttaatattagTGACTCTTTTTACAGAGAAAACTATGTCCTTTCTTAGCGTAAGTGTAACCATTGACATATAAAACATTTGTTTACATTCTTAAATTGAAAGCGAATAGATAAAACACTTTCAAAAGCTCCCAAAGTGTTCAACCAAGGTTGTACATACACTGGGGAGTTTCTCTTTGCTTAGTCTTAACACCGGGTATAAAAGGTTATCTGAAACCAAATATCTAGATTAACTCCCAAGCAGAAGACAGGAAGCTACtgctgtaataaaaaaaaaagaaaaaagaaaagaaaagaaagttctaTCCGTAGAAATAGTCTTactgttttacttttaaaaaaagaaaaaagaaatgttccttGTTTTCTCGGTTTTCCCTTAGTCTTTTtagcaattattttttaaattagttatgtttttattttgtgtgtacgaGACTTTGTCTCTTTGTATAtctgtgcacagtgtgtgtgtgtgtgtgtgctgctcttagaggccagaagagagcatcagatgctctggagctggacttaacagatagttgtgagctgctatgtgggttctGCGTACCAAACTCTTGTTCTCTGCAGCAGCAGCAAGtgctgcttttaaccactgagccatctctccagcccctatagaATTACCTTTCTACTTAGAACACTAAATCACACCAGACATAGAtaagtttctattttgtagaattgCATTCAATAGTCTGTATTTCTTCTGTATGACAAATCACTGTTCCCATTTCTCTTCCTGATGTGCCCATTTTTCTTAGTGGTGCTAATATTTCCCCAtgcagaaaacagaaagccacTGAGTCACATACCAGCCCCCGTTAGTCTGCAGTTGATTCCTGAGAAATGTCAGCTCATCAAAACCACCAATATTTTATCTATGAATTGATTCTCTCCTTAAGTCTATGAAGTTTCACACAAATCCTAAAGTAGCATGAAAGACATCAGGAAACTCAAAATATGAAATGTGTTTCCCCAGACTCAAAAAAGAATGCTGTGCCCTGGGCATCTGCCCTGCTGTGCACCCTGCTTCTCCTCAACACCAttaatttcatttacttttatttcactTCCTCAGCATTTAGGATGCTTCTTCCCCTCTCATGACCAAGTTTTTCCCCAAGATGAATCcaggaaaatgtttttctcattgTAGCTATTACCTTTGTCTGAAATTCAGTGGCTAAAAGCGCTACAGGAGTCCATGCACATCCAGAAATACATCAGAAGTATGCTAATACTATTGTTTAACTTTTAGAATTGGAGCTACTTAACTTAAATCAGTTGGAGATCCAACTATTCCACCCACAGTTTTTTAGTATCTCTCCTCCCTTTTTTTGGCACACCACATAGAAAGGTCTTTCAGCAGATGATTAAAATTAGCAAGCTGGTTAATATTATTTTGTCTTTCttaatattgtttttaattgaattattataACTACCCATCCTTTGTGCATCATAGCCATCTCTTTTCTACTCACCATGCTTGAATGAAGAAACTAAACATGACACTTTTTAGCTTATACCACACtagagaaattaattttaatgggTTCAATGTTTGTAGGAGTTTACACAAATGAATATTGTGGCAGAGAAATGCAAGAtctgggaggaggagaaagaaccaCAGGATTTGAACTAATGGATGGAGTTAAAACATCAGCTGCACCTGAGATATGCCAAGAATATTCAGGAACATTAAGAAGAAATTCAATGAGAGAATGTAGAGATGGGGGTCTCAACATGAATTTCATGGAAAGTTACTTCTGCCAGGTAAGGCTTTTAGCCACATGCTTTCCTCTCCATCCACGTCATTCCGAGATCTCACCAGTTTCCGCCACGGCCCTGCCAAGCTATTCTTCATGATCAACTGTCCCTGTTTGTTGGTCAATGTTTCTGAAGCTCTAATTCAAGTATTTTTCTCTCCCAGTTAAACACTGCCTGAGGCACTATTTGATTTGTAATTTGAAGTACAAATTCATGATTCAGGTGCCACCTTAACAGCTCCATCTCCCCCTCAGCACCAACCTACTTGCTTTATCCACAAAAGACTACTTACCTCGTGCCTCTAGCTATTCTGGTCCACTGGACAGTGTTTTGTTGGGCAGTTTGGTTGTTCCCCATCCTTCCTCTCTCATGCACATTTCTAGCCATGCTTCAAGAGTCAATTCAAATACCCCACATCTCTGAAGCTTTAGAAGTTAGTTCTCTCATTCAGGATAGAAGTTTATTCCATTCTTTGTTGGGATGTTTTTAAAACACaacttataaaatttaaaattatgaggaatttgttatttttatgtctaaaatttttatttctaaccCATAAATTCTTTATAAGATATTGACAAGTAAAACCTGAATCCAGAATCAAATTGTTCTGTCTTACCAAAAAACATCAAAACCCATCCATCTATCAACTCTAAATATCCCTTTTGGAGCAAAAACAGTCCTTCCACCAGATCTATTTTGCACATTACTTTTATTTCTCTCCAAAATCACTGATAAGAAAGCTCATGTGTGGATTATTGTCTATGATTTTGTGTTCAAAGTGCACTATTTTAAGCAAGTTTacctaaagaaaattttaaagatcAAATTCATTGGAATTATAGCTAAGATAACTTCAAATTGAACTCTTTCAAGGATATATGAAATCAATTTTAAAGCAATTCTAGTAAATATCAGAATTTAGATACATTCATCTAAtcataaaaaagatattgttTTACTTTGTTGAATATTCTTTATTCTGTACTAATTAGAAAGCCTATGCTTATGCGGATGAAGATGAAGGACGTCCATCCAATGACTGTTTGCTCATCTATGACATCGAAGGTGTGGGTTCCCCTGCAGGCTCCGTGGGCTGTTGCAGTTTCATTGGAGAAGATCTAGATGAGAGCTTCCTGGATACCTTGGGGCCCAAGTTTAAGAAGTTGGCAGATATCAGCCTGGGAAAAGAAATAGACTCATACCCAGATCCTGATTCTTCTTGGCCTCCTCAGAGCACTGAACCGATGTGTCCCCAGAGTACAGAGCCCCTGGGTAGTGGATATCCACCTATATCCCCACATTTTGGTACGACCACAGTAATTTCTGAGAATGCCTACCCTTCTGGCCCTGGAGTACAGCATCCTTTGCCAATTCCTGATCCTCTGGGCTATGGCAATGTCACTGTAAGGGAGTCCTATGCCACCTCTGGCACTCTGAAGCCCTCTGTCCACTTTCATGATAACCAGCAGGCTTCAAATGTGGTGGTGACAGAGAGGGTGGTGGGCCCCGTCCCTGGTGCTGATTTGCATGGCATGTTAGAGATACCTGACTTAAGAGATGGAACAAATGTTATAGTGACAGAAAGGGTAATAGCACCAGGCTCAAGTCTACCCACTTCTCTGACCAttcctaaccctcgagagacctCAAATGTAGTTGTGACAGAAAGAGTGATCCAACCAACCTCTGGCATGATAGGCAATCTGAGCATGACCCCTGAGTTATCAAGTGCCCAAAACGTGATTGTGACAGAGAGAGTGGTTTCTGGTGCTGGTATGAGTGGAATTGCTGGCACTGCCGGGTTAGGTGGGGTTGGAGGCATAGGCAGCAGTGGCCTTGTTAGCACCACCATGGGTGCTGCTGGCACTGGGCTGAATATGGGAGGAACAGCCACTATTGGCCACATGAGGAGTTCCTCTGACCATCACTTTAGTCAGACAATTGGATCTGCCTCCCCCAACATGGCTCGAAGTCGAATCACAAAGTACAGTACGGTACAGTATAGCAAGTAGTCATGGTCCCAGAGTATTGTTCACTACCATCTCAGTGACTTACATCcaactcctccccaccctcaatcTAACAGTGCAATTTATGATGCAGAGCAGGCTATGGGAGACCTGTGGAGTAAGGAAGAGCCACAGTGATAGTAACCCATGGAAACATCACCATGGGGAAGAGTGCTCCCTAGCATTggtaaacttttttcttttttcttttttccgtttttttcttctttctttctttctttctttctttctttctttctttctttctttctttctttttttcctggtttttcaagacagggtttctctgtatagccctggctatcctggaactcactttgtagacctcaaactcagaaatccacctgcctctgtttcccgagtcctgagattaaaggcatgcgccaccacacccagctggtaAACTTTTTCTTATATTAACACTAATGAAATAATGAAGGTGAACTTGAGGTACAATCTTATCTGTGGCTGTGTGGTCCacaggtttgtttttggttttatgtttttaatgttgcCTTCTAGGGTATCAGCAGCAtgttgaataaataaaacatggctACATACAAGCACTGGCTTTAAATGGCAATGAGAAGAATTCTTATTGCTGTTCAGAAATTAACAAAAAAGGTTTGAATAAGCTTGAGCACACATAGGTGAGGAAAATCTGACATTTCCTTCCCATATGCCTTGTCTGTTTCACAgggaatacaaattaaaaatcatTCCACAGATTCAGGCTAAGGTTAATAAAATTCTAACTACAAAGTTATGTACGTAAGATACCAGTTATTATTACTGTGACCACATTTAAACTACATTGGATGGAATAATTTTCAAATTAAGAAATATGTCCTGGTAGAAAAGTCTATAGACAGTAACATTATTGTGAGATTCGTTTGGCACAAACTGACACTGAATCTCAAGATGTGGTTTTGTTAAGTCCCCTGTGGAGTTGGGAACTTTCCTGGCTCCCACTGTGTTTCATGGGTGTGACTTTGAAGAATATTGCTTACTGGGTGGATGAAGGGCACCATGCTCATTTTTGCCTTTACCACTGTAGTTGAAGGGAGAGTTGCAAATGACACATGACATGGCTGCCCTCCCAAGTGTTAAATCTCCTCCCAAGTACAGACAGGACAGTATTATCTCTTAAGTCTAAGCAGTAAGGCATACTCATTTCTGTGCAGCTCTTTAAGGCATAAATTCATAGTTAAGATAATGTACCTAAGCTGAGATGGTGGGAAGAAGCTCACAGTATGGCTAAGCATTGGGGTAATTTTTCAGGGAGATCTGAGGAAGGGGAACTGTTTTTAGAACATGAAAACTGTCTTAAGTGGGAAATGTTAGAAAATAATTGTTCAGTAAAGGAAAACCATATAATGAGATATAGTTGAGATTAGTGTCATCATTTGAATGACCCTCTGCTGCCATTTGGAAGTGATTAAACAACCCTTTACTAGAATTGATATTACTTTAGAAAGGATGAAGTAGTTACTAGACAAAGCTATTCCTTATCTAAAATGTGTTATGCACACAACTTTGAGGTTTCTCTTTGATTTGTTAATAATGTCTTGGCTTCTAAGCATTCTAACTTAAAGACAGTTTACAAGTtataatatgatatatttttCTAGCCTTGTAATTTAGTAATGTGCTATTTATGATGTGTTGTTTCTGTATTTTTGTCAACTGGTGTTCCCCGGTTTAAAACCTCTCAGAAGAATCAAACTTTCGAGGTGACAGGTACATTTACTATTGCAGGGTAGAAGAAtcttttcttacttttaaatCAATGTTAAAATAAGCTCACTATAGTAgaatcacatatatatatatatatatacatatatatatatatggcaaaaTAGGAACATGGAAAATACTGGTCCTGAGTTGTGAATTATGCACAGCTTTTAAAGATGTGTTCATACACTGCCTATTCATTTCTTAGGGTGTCACAAAATCACAACATTTATCAAAGACCAGGAATGATTGATTATTCCAGCAAAAGCTAATTTGTTCTATATAGCAGTGGATATGGCAAATATTTTAAAGGCCACAATATGACCAATTTTAACTGTACAGAACATGTACAATTTTGTTAACATGTAGGAAGCCAAAATGCAGAGGCAGAAATAAAGTCACATAAGGGAGTCTTTCTTTTATTGTGTTCTAAAATGTAGGGTAACACATTGAGGATATGGTTTgggtattggtttttgtttttctgagcttttttatttttagaaataaactCAAAAGGTATTTGTTGAAATATACTTGAAGATGCCTAGGTTTGAAAGTTTTGAACAGATAGAAATAATTAatagttttccttccttcctttgttcattcattcatccaaagGCAAGTGTACTTGTTGCCCTAATGTGCTATACTCTGGCTATATCTTTGCTTCGATGCCTGATGAAtcctaaatatttttttcattgccTAACAAGTGGCAATATGGCAATCTTTAATAAATGTGATCAACATTCATCAGTTATATAAGGCCtgggaaaataaaactttaaatgaagaatgtgtcttccttcctcctgggACAGTTAACTTCAGATCAAACTATTTCTTTTAGGACTGTACAATGGGCCCTGTTTAGTCCTGCATTTTACaatgctgtttttaaaaaacacatcatTTTATCACTGAAAGGCCATTGCTCATATCGCATCACTGAAAGGCAATTGTCCATGAATAACCATTGGGTATGGGGTAAAATATGGACTTCCACCATTGGAACTGTGGGCATTGGACTGTGAGAAGTCACAGGATCTTGCTCTGGGGGTGAGGAAAGGGCACAGTCTGGGGTTCCATGGACCTGCCTGAGTCAGGCTCCAACCCTCAGGCACCACATACCACTGGGCACTGCGCAAGAGCTGGTTCTGGAGTCCCTGAGTCCCACGGAGGACATCTCAGACAAGCTGTatgtctcagaagagctgagataAAAGTGGGGACCCTCAGGTGAACTCTGACCCAGGGGGGGTGAAGgaaaaaggggagaaagaagaactcTAGCAGGTTACTGCGGGGAGGAAAGACTCTGGATAGCTtactggggtgggggttgagggcAGCCTGGATTGGTTCAGGGAGGCTTCCCGCTGGTAGGTTAGATGAGAGGCTCATTAGGCTCCTTAGAGGGAAACCTGccccattgctccagcacagaACATCCTAATGAGAAAAGATGgttcatggttttaaggcatttattgaagaaagacagagaaagggagaggtgtAGAGAAGTAGAGGGAAGTCATGGCcacaaggaaaaaagagagaatgaaggaggaagggagggcaagagtaagagcaagaagGTAAAAAAAGCAAGAGAACGAGGAAGGGGcaaacagctccttttatagtgggctaggATACCTTGCTGTTGCCTGgaaactgtgagggtggagtccagacagcctatgtgactgatggccacagaactATGGAGCTGGGGCCCTTTGTCAGGAGTCTAGTGTCTGGAGAGCATGGCAAACAGGCATTCTGTCCCTTGAAAATTAATCTGCTGGATCTCTGGGGTTTAAACATAGCtagaccagaaaacaggctgcctttcatggtcccacatttGGGCAGGATTTTACTCCTCTCTTTACATGCTGTAATCTGAACTACTAGTGTTATTCCACAGATATAGGAAGGAGATATAATCCTGTCACAAATAAATAGCTAAATTTGTGATTCATAAACCAGGCTAATCTTAAATCAACACACCTTTAACCAAAGGAAAAGGTAAGTAGTACCATAATGTTATTCAtatgtgttttgaaaataaagCACCCTTTCCGGTCCGGCCAGCACTGGGGTAACTAGGGCACGGAATCGGCTGACacctgccagctacccacaagacccggcacaggatcttaagacctctggtgtgtggaacacagcctctgctccaatccaatcacatgggacctgagactgcattaattagggaaacagaaaacccggcctgatcagggcaCAAGTCGCTTCCGGTCCACGCCAGCACAGAggtaccttgggcgtggagtctgcggacacccttaaggtatacacaggaccctacatgggatcttaagacctctgtgagtagatcacaacttctgccaagaggcaggtTCGAACGCCAGATATTTGGGCACCTTCCCTCCAAGAGGAGAGCCtatctgcagagagtactctgagcactgaaactcaggagggagctagtctcccaggtctgctgatagaggctaacataaacacctgaggaacaagatctaaccagagacaactacaacaactaactccagagattaccagatggcgaaaggcaaacataagaatcttactaacagaaaccaagaccactcaccatcatcagaacgcagcactcccaccccacccagtcctgggcaccccaacacacccaaaaatacccggatttaaaagaatatctcatgatgatggtagaggacatcaagaaggactttaataactcacttaaagaaatacaggagagcactgctaaacaggtagaagaccttaaagaggaagcacaaaaatcccttacagTATTGCATGAAAACAcgacaaaacaggtgatggaattgaataaaaccatccaagacctaaaaagggaagtagacactataaagaaaacccaaagtgaggcaacactggagat is from Mus musculus strain C57BL/6J chromosome 18, GRCm38.p6 C57BL/6J and encodes:
- the Dsg1b gene encoding desmoglein-1-beta isoform X1: MLDSLQRTCTGTIVIELSGTGWVPGSDGGGSSSGSGGNRDPVTNGYQGTSTVGPQRVTGSGGVTSSGGGSGVNNTPGRQNPLDEPEPEPFDITEDNVHFGPAGIGLLIMGFLVLGLVPFLLICCDCGGAPGGGAGFEPVPECSDGAIHTWAIEGPQPEPHDGITTICVPQMPPGNANVIEYIDNSGVYTNEYCGREMQDLGGGERTTGFELMDGVKTSAAPEICQEYSGTLRRNSMRECRDGGLNMNFMESYFCQKAYAYADEDEGRPSNDCLLIYDIEGVGSPAGSVGCCSFIGEDLDESFLDTLGPKFKKLADISLGKEIDSYPDPDSSWPPQSTEPMCPQSTEPLGSGYPPISPHFGTTTVISENAYPSGPGVQHPLPIPDPLGYGNVTVRESYATSGTLKPSVHFHDNQQASNVVVTERVVGPVPGADLHGMLEIPDLRDGTNVIVTERVIAPGSSLPTSLTIPNPRETSNVVVTERVIQPTSGMIGNLSMTPELSSAQNVIVTERVVSGAGMSGIAGTAGLGGVGGIGSSGLVSTTMGAAGTGLNMGGTATIGHMRSSSDHHFSQTIGSASPNMARSRITKYSTVQYSK